The DNA segment TTGTTTTTGGCCGATACACACAGGCTTGCTGTCCTGTCTCACTAAACGCTTGGGCAAGCGGTATCTTAACCAAGAACGGGTCGAGGTTAATATAGTGACATGCTCGGGTCTTAAGCCTACTTCCTCATACAATTCACGGTACATCGCCTCTTCGGCCGATTCACCATCATCGACACCGCCCTGAGGAAATTGCCATGAATGTTGTCCGAATCGTCTGGCCCACATCACTTGGCCGTATCTATTACAAATTATTATGCCCACATTTGCGCGAAAGCCGTCGCTATC comes from the Shewanella mangrovisoli genome and includes:
- the rppH gene encoding RNA pyrophosphohydrolase encodes the protein MIDSDGFRANVGIIICNRYGQVMWARRFGQHSWQFPQGGVDDGESAEEAMYRELYEEVGLRPEHVTILTSTRSWLRYRLPKRLVRQDSKPVCIGQKQKWFLLQLKSQDSAINLSSSGHPEFDDWRWVSYWYPVRQVVSFKRDVYRKVMKEFAVTALSFQTQEIPRKRVRQRTTG